The nucleotide sequence TGTGCGGGGAGACTCTTTACCGCCGAAACAGGTTGTTGGTCTGGCGTTGTCGGCCGCCTGCCAGAGCATTTCTTATACCTATACGGAACCGACGGTTTTTTACGAGTACATGTATGAAACCGCCCGGTTGGCCCGTCAAGAGGGATTGCTTAATGTGATGGTGAGTAATGGCTACATGGCTGAAGAACCTCTGCGCCACTTGGCCCCTTACCTGGATGGTGCCAACATTGATTTAAAGGGATTCAGCGAGTCGTTTTATCGTGAGGTGTGTGGTGCGCAACTGGCTCCGGTACTTGACAGTCTCAAGTTATTTAAGGAACTGGGAATCTGGCTGGAAGTGACGACACTGGTGATTCCCGGCTACAATGATGATGAGGAGCAACTTGGCGGTATCGCCCGATTTATTGCTGAGCAGCTCGATGTCGAAACGCCCTGGCACGTGACGGCTTTTTATCCCACCTACCGTTTGACGAACGTTCCACCGACGCCGGTGGAGAGTCTGGTGCGAGCGCGGAATCTGGGGGAAAAGGCTGGGCTGAATTATATTTACCTGGGTAATGTGGCCAGTGGTCGTGGTGAAGATACCCGCTGTCGTCAGTGTGGTAAAACCTTGATTGAACGGCACGGTTTCCAGGTGGCACGTAATCGCTTGTATCATGGAACCTGTCCCGGCTGCGGGACACCGCTTTCCGGAGTACGACTGGATGATGGCGGAATCAACTGATAGGAGTCACACATGCCTGAACCTTCCGTAGACCGCCGACGGGTAGACGATGGACGTTATGCCAATGACCGTCGCCAAAATCGTACCGAGCGTCGTCAGGGCCCAGATGTCTGGGTTCGCTCGTTGCCCTGGTTTGCTCTGGGAGGCTGGGTTCTGATTGTTATTTCAGTGTTGGGCATCAGCTTTGCCAAACCGCAGACGGTGACGTTTTTCGAGCGGATTAACAATTTGCCGGTGCGTCGTGAATGGGACTACGAGCTGATGAGTTATGTGCTGTGGGTGTTATTTACCGCCCTGTTTTCAGGATTGGTGGGGTTGGTGATCAACGTGACCCGGCGCCGGCGCAAGCACGATATTTTTTATTTCTCTGTGGTTGCCTCAACTCTGGTGGCCGCCATTGGTTTCGTCTGGGTGCTGACCCTTTAAACTCAATCTTCCTGAGATAACCAGAAATCATTGCGATTGAGTGGATCATAAAATCGTTCACGTTCAAAGCCACTTAGCGGCATGGTTTGCTCCAGCGGATTGGTTTCATGCATTAAGCGGTCCACGGTAATGAAACTGCCGAGGATCGGACCGTGTTTGTCCAATGCCTGCAGGGCATAGGCGGAGCAGGTGGGGTACATGGGGCAACGCGGACTGTCAACCACAGAGATATAACGTTGAAAAAAACGGATGCCCTGTACCAGTGGATTAAGGCTATTGTCCTGCGAAGGATGGGGGTGCTGGGCTGATCCGTGATGTGAATGCTCGGGCCAATCCGGCCAATCCCCTTTGGTTGCGAACGACGTTGTCGGCACAATCAGGCTCAGCCCTGCAATGATGAGTCCTGTCCGCCAGGGCCGCTTCATGCATCCTCCTCGTCAGGCTGCTGGGCCTGTTGGCGATAAAACGCCAGGCGCTCCGCCATCACTTTTTCATAACCACGATCAACCGGATGATAAAACTCGCTGCCGTGAAGTTGGTCGGGAAGGTAATCCTGAGCGACAAAGCCTGTCGGGTTGTCGTGAGCGTATTGATAATCTTTACCGTAATCCAACTCTTTCATCAGCTTGGTCGGCGCATTGCGCAGATGCAACGGCACCTCTAACGGACCGCTGCGGCGCACTTCGGCCAGGGCGGTGTCAATGCCGAGATATGAGGCATTACTTTTCGGTGCTGAGGCCAGATAGGTCGTGGCCTGGGCAAGAATAATACGACCTTCCGGCATACCGACAAAATGGACTGCCTGCTGAGCGGAGATCGCCAGTTGCAGGCCGCGTGGGTCGGCATTGCCGATATCTTCCGCCGCAAGGATCACCAGACGGCGGGCAATGAATAAAGGGTCTTCTCCTGCTTCAATCATCCGCGCCAACCAGTACAGAGCACCATCCGGATTGGAGCCGCGCACGCTTTTGATAAACGCGGAAATCACGTTGTAATGTTCTTCCGCCCCTTTGTCGTAACGCAATGCTTTTTGTTGCAATGTCTGAGAGATGGCAGCCTCATCAATGGGCTTTCCTTTGGCTGTTTCCACCACCAATTGCAGGTTTCCCAGTGCGACACGGGCATCCCCCTGGGCCAGTTGCGCGAGGTGGTCAAGGGCCTCTTGGGAGACATCTGGTTTCTGATCGGCTAGCCCGCGCGGGTCGCTGAGGGCACGTTGTAACAGCAAAACAATATCGTCGTGCTGCAGGGGCTTGAGCACAAACACCCGTGCCCGCGAGAGTAGGGCGGCATTGACTTCAAACGAAGGGTTTTCCGTGGTGGCGCCGATGAGGATCAGGTCGCCTTTTTCCAGGGCGGGCAGAAACGCATCCTGCTGTGATTTATTGAAACGGTGGATCTCATCGACAAACAGGATGGTCCGAGTGCCGTACATGGAGCGGTCTTCTTTGGCGCGTGAGACAATGTGACGGATATCCTTGACCCCATTCATAATGGCGGAAAAGAACACGAATCGGCTGCGGGTGCTTTGCGCGATCACCTGGGCCAGGGTGGTTTTCCCCGTGCCGGGCGGGCCCCAGAAGATCAACGAACTAAGCTGGTCGGCTTCGATGATCTGGCGTAATGGACAGCCGTCAGCCAGCAGATGCTGCTGACCAACTACCTCGTCAAGGTGCTGCGGACGCATCCGTTCGGCAAGCGGGGTTTGATCATCGCTGATAGTGCTGGAAAACAGGTCCATAAAGCCTCGAAAAAGAGAGTCAAACCGGTGTGAAAAAATAGTGTAAACAACTTCAGTTTGACATTTGTTCTGAGATGATTTAACAGGATGTTTCAAAACCAGATCCTCGGCACTGTAGCACAGGTGACAGAATGTCCTCAATGTCCCGCTGTGGATGGACTTTGCCGGGGGGCTGTGGTAGATTTTCGAGGCATTGTAATGGGGAATGATATGAAATCAATAGGAATTTATGCCAAACGTAACAACCCCGATGCCGTTCAGGTTGCCATTCAGCTCAAAGCATGGTTGGCCGAACGGGGCATCCGGGTGCTGGTGGAAAGAAAGCTTGCTGCCAACATGGGCGCGGCAGAGGGTGTGCCCAGTCGCGAGTTGCCGCCACTGGTTGATTGTATTGTCGTACTCGGTGGTGACGGGACACTGATCTCTGTTGCGCGTAAAGTGGGTAACCTGGGTGTGCCGATTCTCGGGGTCAACCTCGGTAGTCTCGGTTTTCTCACCGAGATCACGCTGGATGACCTTTATGATGAACTGCAACGGGTGATCAACGATGATTTCGAGATCTCGGATCGCATCATGTTGCAGGCGGCGGTTGAACGCGAAGGTGAGCGCATTGCCGAATACCAAGTGCTCAATGATGTGGTGATCAACAAAGGGGCTCTGGCACGGATTATCGATATGGAAGTGTGGGTCGATGACAGTTATCTGACCACATTTAAGGCGGACGGTCTGATTGTTTCCTCGCCCACCGGATCGACGGCGTATAACCTGGCTGCCGGAGGGCCAATCATCTATCCGGGACTGCGTTGTCTGGTGATTACACCGATCTGCCCGCATATGCTGACTAACCGGCCGATTATCGTGTCGGATGAATCGCTGATTCGCATCATCATGCGTTTCAACGAAGAGCGGGTGTTTTTCACCGCTGATGGTCAGGTGGGGATGGCCATGCAGGCTCAAGACGTGGTGGAAATTTGCAAAGCCGAACAATGTACCCACCTGATTCGCAGTGCCAAGAAGGAATATTTTGAGGTGTTGCGCACTAAATTACGCTGGGGAGAACGCTAACCCGTATGCTGACGGATTTATCCATTAAAAACCTTGCTGTGATTGAACAGCTTCAGGTGAATTTCGGACCCGGATTCAATGTACTCAGCGGTGAAACCGGCGC is from Desulfuromonas acetoxidans DSM 684 and encodes:
- a CDS encoding NAD(+)/NADH kinase, with protein sequence MKSIGIYAKRNNPDAVQVAIQLKAWLAERGIRVLVERKLAANMGAAEGVPSRELPPLVDCIVVLGGDGTLISVARKVGNLGVPILGVNLGSLGFLTEITLDDLYDELQRVINDDFEISDRIMLQAAVEREGERIAEYQVLNDVVINKGALARIIDMEVWVDDSYLTTFKADGLIVSSPTGSTAYNLAAGGPIIYPGLRCLVITPICPHMLTNRPIIVSDESLIRIIMRFNEERVFFTADGQVGMAMQAQDVVEICKAEQCTHLIRSAKKEYFEVLRTKLRWGER
- the amrS gene encoding AmmeMemoRadiSam system radical SAM enzyme, which encodes MREAMFWSPLEGGQVRCELCRFHCVIGAGHRGRCRVRENRDGVLYSLNDGLAIAAHIDPIEKKPLFHVLPGSRSYSIATVGCNFRCRHCQNASISQLESAHAAVRGDSLPPKQVVGLALSAACQSISYTYTEPTVFYEYMYETARLARQEGLLNVMVSNGYMAEEPLRHLAPYLDGANIDLKGFSESFYREVCGAQLAPVLDSLKLFKELGIWLEVTTLVIPGYNDDEEQLGGIARFIAEQLDVETPWHVTAFYPTYRLTNVPPTPVESLVRARNLGEKAGLNYIYLGNVASGRGEDTRCRQCGKTLIERHGFQVARNRLYHGTCPGCGTPLSGVRLDDGGIN
- the yidD gene encoding membrane protein insertion efficiency factor YidD — translated: MKRPWRTGLIIAGLSLIVPTTSFATKGDWPDWPEHSHHGSAQHPHPSQDNSLNPLVQGIRFFQRYISVVDSPRCPMYPTCSAYALQALDKHGPILGSFITVDRLMHETNPLEQTMPLSGFERERFYDPLNRNDFWLSQED
- a CDS encoding replication-associated recombination protein A; protein product: MDLFSSTISDDQTPLAERMRPQHLDEVVGQQHLLADGCPLRQIIEADQLSSLIFWGPPGTGKTTLAQVIAQSTRSRFVFFSAIMNGVKDIRHIVSRAKEDRSMYGTRTILFVDEIHRFNKSQQDAFLPALEKGDLILIGATTENPSFEVNAALLSRARVFVLKPLQHDDIVLLLQRALSDPRGLADQKPDVSQEALDHLAQLAQGDARVALGNLQLVVETAKGKPIDEAAISQTLQQKALRYDKGAEEHYNVISAFIKSVRGSNPDGALYWLARMIEAGEDPLFIARRLVILAAEDIGNADPRGLQLAISAQQAVHFVGMPEGRIILAQATTYLASAPKSNASYLGIDTALAEVRRSGPLEVPLHLRNAPTKLMKELDYGKDYQYAHDNPTGFVAQDYLPDQLHGSEFYHPVDRGYEKVMAERLAFYRQQAQQPDEEDA